TCGTGCTCCACGTGATAGTCGAGATTGACGGTGCGCTCCTCCCACTCGGCAATCTCGTAGGCCTCCGATGGAAGCGGTCGCAGCGCCGGCTGGTCGTAACGTTCGTAGAGCTCCCGTCGCGTGACGCCGCCAAGCTTCTTCATCGGGCGTGCGTTCATTTCCTCGAGCAGCTCCGCGATGCGACGATTCAGCTCCCCGAGCGAGAAGAAGGTCACATTCCGAAGACGCGCGAGGATCCATCGCTGCGCGATCTGCACCGCCACTTCGACCTTCGCCTTGTCGCGAGGCTTGTAAGGACGCGCCGGCACGATCGCCGTGCCGTAGTGGCGCGCCATCTCGGCGTAGCTGCGCTGGATGCCGGGCTCGTATCGGCACGCCTTCGTCACTCCGGACTTCAGCTGATCGGGGACCGTCATCTCCGTCACTCCGTCGAAATAGGCGTACGCATGCATGTGCGCGCTGATGAAGTCGGAGACCTGCTGCGTTGCAGTCACCTCCGCGTACGTGTAGTTGCTGGCGCCGAGCACGGCGACGAACAACTCCACTTCGACGACCTCGCCCGTGCGTGCGTCGATGTACGACGGTTTCTTCCCGGAGTAGTCCACGAAGCACTTCTCCCCCGCCTTGTGCACCTGGCGCATGACGACGCCCGCCTTCGACAACCATCGGCGATACACGTCGCAAAACGCCGTGTACCGAAGACCCGTCGGACGCACCTCCAGGTACTCGAGATGCAACAGTTCGAGCGTCACGCCGGGGCGTCGCAGCTCGCGGTGCAAGTAGACCGGGTCGGGTCGAGGCCGGTCATCACCTGGCTTCGCTGGTCGCCCGTACAATCGTTCTTCGAGCACCGCC
This window of the Gemmatimonadaceae bacterium genome carries:
- the istA gene encoding IS21 family transposase, giving the protein MPTERLEVRQIREILRLRAQGRTVREVARSLAISVGAVQKTAARASIAGVTWEIAESLSEAVLEERLYGRPAKPGDDRPRPDPVYLHRELRRPGVTLELLHLEYLEVRPTGLRYTAFCDVYRRWLSKAGVVMRQVHKAGEKCFVDYSGKKPSYIDARTGEVVEVELFVAVLGASNYTYAEVTATQQVSDFISAHMHAYAYFDGVTEMTVPDQLKSGVTKACRYEPGIQRSYAEMARHYGTAIVPARPYKPRDKAKVEVAVQIAQRWILARLRNVTFFSLGELNRRIAELLEEMNARPMKKLGGVTRRELYERYDQPALRPLPSEAYEIAEWEERTVNLDYHVEH